In the Sorghum bicolor cultivar BTx623 chromosome 4, Sorghum_bicolor_NCBIv3, whole genome shotgun sequence genome, ACAAGTTTTTGGTTCCCTGTTGTTGTATGTATACATTAACAAGTGTTGTATAAAATCTTTACAAGAATAGGATGATCATATATTAATTGTTGTTAATTAAACGAAGTTAGTTTGATAAGAGTGTGTAATTAAGCTGACCTGCAATACAGTAACCAAGGAGCGGGAGAATGTTGGGATGCCTGAGCCGTGCAAGCTCCCGGAACCCGGCCTcgatggcggcggcgtcggcgtcctCCGCAACTCCAGCCACGGCGCCCTCGACGACGCGGACAACGACGTGCAGGTCCCCGGGGAGCACGGCGCGGTACGCGGCCCCGCTGCGGCCGCCCGTGTCCGCGAGCTGCGACTCGCGCCCGAACCCGGACGTGGCCGCGGCCAGGTCCGCCAGCGTCAGCTCCATCAGCGGCCGCTCCAGCACCaccaccggcgccgccgcggccacctTCACCgcccccaccaccacctcctcgtcctCCCACACCGCTGTTTTCCCgtccttgtccttcttcttcttcttcttgttccggCGACGACGCGTCAAGGCGCACGCGGCCAAGCACGCCAGGGTCACCGTTGCGCCGACTGAGATTAGCGCTATGGTGACCGCACGCCTGTTCATGTCTCCGCCATTAGACGACGGCGCCAGCGCCGGCGAAGAAGCCGGTGCGACGTCGTCGATCACTCGCAACGCGTTGCCGGCTTGGAAGAAGGAGGAGTTGCCGAACTTAAGGACGGTGGCGGCGTCAACCGCGCCGGAGAAGTTGTTGTGCGAGATGTCCAAGACCTGGATGCCGGCGAGAGGCGGCAGGTCGTCGGGGAACACCCCGGTCATGTTGTTCCCGGACAGGTTAAGCACGCGGACCAGCGTCAGGCTCCGCAGTCCCTCCGGCACCGTTCCGATGGCGTTCCTCGACACGTCGAGGTGGACCACGCGGGAGAGCCCGGCCACGCCGTGGACGGAGGTGAACCGGTTGCCGGACACGTTGAGCGACGCGAGGCGCGTGCCCGGGTCGTCGTCGAAGCGGAGGACGCCTTGGAGGTGGTTACGGGAGACATCCACGGCGCGGAGCAGCGGCGCGCGCCAGAACGAGGCGTCGTCGTCGATGCGGCCGTGGAGGGAGTTGTCGGAGAGGTCGACGGTGAGGAGGCTGGTGAGGTTGGCGAGCTCGGCCCAGTTCACGGCGCCCGTGAGGTTCCGCGACGGGAAGTGGAGCCGCCTGACGGGGCGGCacgacgcgcggcggcggcggccagcagGAGCAGGCAGCGGCAAGGGGAAGTTGGCGACCTGGCTGAACGCCGCGCGGATGATGTCTCCGTCACGGAAGGTGCAGTTGGCGGAGCTGTTGGACTCGGCCGACGCTGAGACGGCggcggccgtggcgaggagcaggAAGACGCGGCAGGCGGGCAAGCGGAGTGGCATAGCTCCAGGTAGTCTCTCGCTTTTGCGCGTGGTGCCTGCCCGGCGGCCTTGTCCGTGTGTGTTTCTCTTTCTCTGGTGGTTTTGTAGGAGAAGACCTGCGGACCGCGGCAGCGTCGTGGTCGGATGGGGATTGGGGTGGAAGTGGAATAGCAAGGCAATCCGTACTCCGCAGCCAGCGTCGGGGAACGAGCACAGGCAAAGGGAATTCGGAAGGCGCGCGGAAGATGCTCTGGAGACTCTAGTTTGTCCTCTGTGGTGGGCCGCAGTTAAGTGCTGCACGCAGATCGCGCATGGACGGCCCAATTAAGGGCACCATGGGATGCAAACTGCTGCGTTCGCACGTTAGTTGTGAGCGGTGGCGGACCCTAGAGATTTTCTAGCATAACAAGATATCATATCAATTGTCTTGTTATATACGTGGCACAAAAATTGATTGTGTGTTAAGTACTAGTTTACACCAAAAGTCTTCAAAGGATCGGAGACAGTGTCTTCAAAAGTCTTGGGTCGTGTTTGGTTGGGATGTtaaatttaatatttttttatttggtaattagtgttcaatcatggactaattaggattaAAGATTCAtgtcgcaaattactctctagctgtgtttttagttcgtaaatagtatatatttaatacttcatatatatGTCCAAACATTTGACGCGACAGAAGTTAAACTTTATTAGAggactaggtagcgtgcccgtgcgttgctacgggacaaATAAACTTTTATACTAAAAACACACAGATCGCacgattttataataatattaTAAAATTAAATACTGATGTTAAAGTGACATTTAATTAAAAATCCAAGTTAGTGAAATCACAGTTACAGAGAGCACAACGTTGCTGGCTTACAAACATGATGGAGGCAGTGAAGACACGGATGCGGAAGATGCGCCATGATGAACATGGGGCATTGCTTCCTACTGCGATGACACGTCCATTTCGTAAGGTGGCATTTTTATCTAGAAGCGTTCGTGTTGGTCCACGGGGAGTGTCATTTAGAGGGAAAGGGTAGGGGAGCGCCAGAGCAGGACCGCACCTGAGTTTTTATCGAACGATGTGGTTGTTCACCTGACCAAACCAATGCCTGTGGTATGCGAACTTCCATAACATCAATTTGTTTGAGCATACTGGCAATACCTAAGTGCTTGACGTGTGCAGAAAATTGTGTGGATGTAGATCATATCATTTTGTAGTGTTGCCACATGAAATTCTATTGTTCTCTTATATAACCCTTTCCcatgacatttttgcatttaagGTAAGTTTCTAGCTAATATTGATGAGATCATAATGTTTAGAAACCAATTACATTTCTTTTCTGTTACAACTTTAGCTAATATATATACAACATAAACCATCATGCTAAAGCTTTCTTAGGGAAACTGTCTGATGATTTCTGTTTCTTAGAGACTTTTAGATAACTGGATAATGTAAAAACTTCCAATGTGCCTGCTTAGAGCCTATTCGCTGATCTAAAAAGTCATGGGtgaaaatattgttcgctgGTTTATTGTGAGAAAATAATATTGTTAACTGATAGAAAAAGTACGGCATATAAGACGAACGAACTGAACATAAGATCCCCAATCTCAAATGGCCAACACTATAGTAGACAAGTTTTTTTAATGTACCAACAATTTATTTGTGCATTGATCATTCAAAAACCTTGCATTCAGAATGACCAAATAATGATCTAGACGATATCATACCCCTACAAGACTGCTAAATCATTACCGGTGGGGTGCAGGGCACATTGAAAATGTACAGCTGCAGGACTATTCACCTTGTTTTTCTTCAAAGTTTAAGAAGTAGCATGAACATATCCTAACAACTGGTTAGTGGAAGGATCTGGAGCCAAACAAATTGTCAATTTTTTTCACACTTGCATTATTAATCTAATTTCCTAGACATCTGGATAGCAAAGCTTACTTTCTTTGTTATGTATGCAGCGTGTACAACCAACTTGCACATGTTTATCATCTAGACAAAAACATGCAGAAAAAACAAACAATTCCTTGTTCAGGAATGCCAAGAGTGAttcgacaaaaaaaaaacaccttGTGAGGCTGTGGCCTGTGGCTAAGCAATAACCTTGTACATATCAAATTGGGTGTAGCGGCGGCACAATGGCCAGGTTCCGTCATCATAGTCCGAACGTAGTCCGTTTACTCGAGCAGCAACAGTAGCGAAATCCTGACCAGACCGATCATGAATTCACCTGATGAAacatatataaaaaagaaatcAAACGAGAATAGGGCGGGCATCTATGGATCGTGAATGTCTGGAGTGGCTCTGAGCTGCATGCAGGGCaggagaaagaaaaagaatggcATGAGGTCTCGCATCAACCCAAATGAAATCACATAGCAGAAACTGATCTTTTGGCATTTGAATGAGCGGATAAGATGGGGAAGGGGAGTCCACTGCATAGCCCCCACCTACCAACTTGGCGTTTGAATGAGCAGATAAGATGTAGAACTTTGCAAGAtgtatttttttctctcacCTAGATCATCGATGTCAAGCGCAACAACATCCAAGTGCATAGCCCCTACCTACCCTCTAGCCTTTCATTCTAAATTTCTAAGTAATAACAGAGACGAAGAAGCTACACAAGCATCATAGAAAGCAtatgaagaaaaagaaaagaaaaggcacCTAAGCTCGAAGGCCATAAGGGTCGTGGTGGTCGCACAGTGACAGCAGGTCCACCATGGGGATACCATCGTCCTCCATTGCGCAGTTGCAGTCTCGGCCTCCACCACAAGCGCCAGACAGACAACCAGACAGGGACGGGAGGTGACGGTGCTTGCGGATGGCATCCCATGCATAGATCTGTGCTAAATAAAATTATCAACAAGGTCAGTCTAACAAAAGATCAAGTTAGATCATCTAATGCCATAAGCTCGCCATAGATTAGTGACTAAAATTCCTAAAATGCTGGATCTGAAACTCTCACATGTGAGCATATGCCCATTTATTAGAAGCATACATTTTAAAGAACAAGAAATGACCATAAGAAATCCAAACATGATGATCAGCTTGCAGACCAATTGATGCCAGCAATGTTGAATGCGGACTGAATTTAATTTACTCTGGATGGAAGAACAATGCCATGTCTGAATACTGAAATTTAGTTCTGCTTACGTAGAAGCTTAATTGTAGCAGCCAGAAGTGTCTTTTATTGGAACTCAAATAATGGGACATGAGAAGAAAAAACCATATTTAATTTATAGCATATTTGGCCTTCAAGTTCTAGCAGTTCAAGCATAGTAGATCATGTAAGGAATTGAGAtaccatatttcattccatctATCATACAAAGCTATCAGCCATGAAAAAAACagatctgagttacctttgttaCGAAAGCAGAGCAGAATCTGCTGACAAATGGTTGTTCATGTTTTTTCAATAAACAAAAATCTAATTTTAAATGCACAAGCAGTGCCCAGCTGAAGTCCAATTACTGGACCTCATCAAACTTGTCTGCTACTGCATTGTGGATTCAGAAACAGGTAAGCACACATTGCTGGTCTTCTCAAAATAAGTAAATTTACAAGAGATgcagtgaaaaaaaaaagaaattaacTGAGTTGATGGCCAATGCAATATGAAATTCAAAGGGATTGAAAATTCTAAAAAACTTTGCTACTATAAAGTTTAATCACCATAAACTTAGTATTAGTAGAGAATATAACATCCATGTAAAGCTGTAAAGTAATAAATTTAATTTAATCACCATAATAGTAGAGTTGTTTGGGAAGGTTAATTTACAGAACTATCTCAACTGTTCTAAACAAGAATGAAAAAAGTGCAGTTTACTGGAAATGGGAGAAAATTACTTGAATTAAACAATAGGGAGGGATTAGCTAATTCAAGTGTTCAACGCATAGCCATGTACTTTTCATAAATATATTATCATTCATAAATATGCACTTTTCTTTGTTCACAAATAACCCATTGATTTTATCTATACAACTAACAAAACAAGAAAAGTGTATGCCTTTTGCCAGATTTCATTCATTCAAGCATATATCAAAACattttcgcaaaaaaaaagcATATGTCAAAACTGCATCTGAATCTGAAAATCTGAAATAATTGAGGCTGCAATGCTAGAAAACATCCATGAAAGCTCTAGGAATCGTGATCAATGTACACAAAACATGGCCAGCTTGTGAGACAAAAACTCAACTCTACTGAACAGGGTCATCTTGACAAAACAAATAATTTAGGTATGTTTTTCAATTTATGGCTACACCCTATTGAGAAAGAACTCTCAAGGCAATTTGTAATTTCACCTAGAAGCTCTTAACAGATAGCAGCATCTGCTAATTCAAAGGCAAAGTATCATGAAGTCAACCATCATCCACTTATGCCAGAAGCCAAGACGTAGTAACAGTTTAGCAGAATTGGTACCCTGCAAACCCTGGAAGCCAAAACCCGAAATGAATATTAGCATCAGTTGCACAGGAATTTCACTGCAGCTTCAACAGAAGGctacaactattttgttgattacGCAAGGTCTGGTGGTATTGATCTAGTTCACCTATTGTATTGCAAGAATCTACCAGTACAATAGTGTAAATCGGCCTTACTTATGACGAAAGATAGAATTTTTTTCCTTGGTCCAACTGCACAGGTAATAGGCACGGAGGGTACTAACAGTCGCAGGAAGACGTGAGTTACTCAGATTCCATCTTCTCATTGCTCTAAAGTTTCAACTATCTGCTAAACGGCCTTTGTCAAGTGTCTGGACTCTGGAGTCACATTAGTAGTTAAAGTATAGTAACTGTTCCAGCCTAGTAAAGTATCCGCTCCAACCTAGATCCAGTTTCATTAGGGTAGCCTTTCAGCTTTCAGTCTGCACATTTGTTTCATATGTATATGGTAAAGAATAATGGGAGCAAGCAAGCATTTACACATATAGCGCCATCTAAGCGCAGCCAGCCTACCAACAACTGATCTTTGAAATCAGGGCATCTATATTTTTCTGATTGAAAAAAAGTCTAATCAGATTCTGTTCTTAGGCTGGAAATATCTACCCAGTAAGTCACAGGATGGAACAAACGAATCACATTGGCTGCAATAAGAATCAGACAAGGAATGAACGAATGTAAATTAAGGGAAGTCCATAAGGTTCGGGTGCTCGATTTCGCACAGCACAAAGGGGGGGCATACCTGTTGGGTCTTCGTCTTGGTCCTCGTCTTTGACGGATGAAACCGAGAGAGTGCTCCAGTGATTAATGTCAGAAGCAGAGATCTCACCTTCTAATGTGCCTCCAGGAAGAAATCAGAGAGGAACCGCACGCTGTGCTGGATCTCTGAGGCGAATGGTAACAAGCGGCGAGTCTGTGATGCGTCCTGGCAGGATTGGGGCATGGGCGCGTGGCCAGGTGGCGCTAATGGAGAGGGCGGCGTTGCTCCATGCTCGGTTGTGGCCTGTGTCTGCGCTCGCGCACGCTCTAGTCGTGGATCATGGCTGCCGAGGTGGGGCTGGCGGTTCCATGGCGGCGGCCAAACCCTGAGAGAGGATGCAGGACGGGGAGGTTCCTGGGAGCTATTCGCACATCTATGTGGGCCCACATGTCGGCGCGGGGGGATCGCACGTCGCGAGCAGGCAGACAGACGAAACTATTGTCGCACCAAAAAAATGTCCATCTTTtactctttttagttgtaggagaaacCAAACAAGGTCTTACGTGGATGTGCGCCAACTGCATTTTTTGATCTTAAGAACAACTTCAAGAAACTATCTATATCCTTTCAAATTGTTAGGAATAGTGATTTTGATAAGAAAAATGCCCTCTAATAACTTCTTTAAGTGATTATCCAAACATTACCATCATTAATTCTGGATTTCTCGCTAGCCAAAGATGGATAGCGAAAATAGCTCTCTAGAATATAAACAAGAAATAGAAATGTTGCTAGAGAGTTGAGATTTTATAAAGCAATTTTTATGCAGATGACTCTCTAAATAATGATTTAGAGAGTTAATTTTAGAGAgactcttagagatgctctagtAAACCGTCGAAAAAAATGACTACTTCATCAAGTGATTTGAATACTTACTGGTCAATTTGGTACAAACATAAGATTTTATTTGAGCTAAATTTAAATTCAGTTACAATATTACCGGATTAATTTCTTATTGGCAGGCAGCAGTACAGCATGGCAAGGAATCTCtcgctttcctttttttttaggaGCAGAATCTCTCGCTTTTCTGAGAATCGTCTGTCGGCCAGTGCCTGAGTCCGACCTCAACTTCCCTCTCCACCGGACCGAAAGGAAGAAAAAGGTTTCGCCTGGGTAAATTAGGCCCAGAGAGTGATAGGTCAAGGATTAGGCCCATTCCAGTCTCTAACCACTCTCTTTCGTCACATCTTTTGATTGCATTGAGCTTCCTAGTTTGTAGTTTTGGTCGAAATGTACTTCacccatctcaaattataaaacATTTGACTTTTTCATTCTAAATTTGACCACTttcaaaaatttgtgcaaacttAGTCAAAATTAAGTTATTTttaaagaacttttattaataaatcaagccaagaaaaaaaagatattttacacaaatttttgaataagagagTGGTCAAATTTAGTAGTATGGAATTCTTGGTTGTCTAAAGTCAAATAATCCTAAATATTaatcaactttatagaaaaaggtACATGTTAGATGCTAGTAATTTCAAGAGAGTTCCATTATGTACATTATGAAATGTACTTTTAATATTTATCTTTTTCGTATTAGCTATCAgtgtctcccccccccccccccgctacATCATGGTCGTGGCGCCTCCTTGCATCGTGTGGTGTCACTCAGTGTCCTACGATGATGTCCTCGGCATCACAcgatgcaaaatagaaataatagcactttcgtttgtatttaacaaatattgtctaattattaaCTAAATATGctcgattcgtctcgcaaattacagataaaatatataattagttattatttttatttatgtttaatgttctatgcatgtgccgtaagattcgatgtgacaggtaatctgaaactttttgcaaaattttttggaaactaaacaaagcgagTCAAGCACGCCGATGCCGGCGACATCCGCACACTCAGGCATGCCACCATCAGCAACATCGCCGGGGCTCGACCACTTAGGCACTCCGTCATCGGCAACACCACTGAGCTTCTCTCGAGTCGGTCATACCACCGCTGACAATGTCACTGGAACAACCTGAGTCGGTCATGCCGCGGCCAGCGAAAACACTAGgctattgttttttttttaaaaaaaaaagacaacacTAAGCTCAACCCGGTCCGGTCACGCCCTCGTGTAAGGACGGAATGACTCCAATTAATTTAAGCTTTGATAAAGATTTGTTTGAAGGTATTATAGTATACTGTAAACTATAACCATTAGAAGTACTTTCAAATGTGAGTCTAGTGatgtcatctttgcaaaacaaAATTTAGGTCGTCAGAGGATAACTATTGTTAGCTTAAAATGCTTGCATAGAATGAACACCACTATATAAATAATTTTGCAAGACACCTCCAAGACTTAACTGAGGCGGGCTCCTATTTTGCCTATCACAGTTAATGTCTCGATTAATGGATGCGGGAGTTTATTTATCGAGGCGGGTACTTTTGGTCGCTTCGGAAAATCAATTTACCGAGATGTACGATATAAAATGACCGTCTAAAAAATACCCTATTTTTGAGATGGTCACCTTATAATGCTCACCTTTCATAAATCAATTTATAGAGGTGGGCAACTTTAAAAGCCCACCGCCGAAAATGTCCTAGGCCCAACAAGCTCGGTAACCATGCCTAGTATATATATGCGGAGCGGGGTAACCACGATGGTGCACGGGGCCAGGCGGGACGCACTGCATGGTGGCTGACAGTCCTTCCTCTTGCAGATCCAACGCCACTCCTCCTCCCTCCGATGGATCCAGCAAGGCCCCTACTCCATCCCTCTGGTGGATCCGGCAGCCGGAGCGCCCTCTCCTCCCCCGAGCTGCTCCACCGGCGGCAGCGCTCCCATGGCGGAGCAACCTGGCGCGGCGGAGGTATGCGCCTCATCCTCTCTCCTCATCGCAGATCCACACCTCACCAACTCCCTCCCATGCAGACCCGGTGGAGGACATCCTTGGTTGTGGACGCGCTCACGGCGGTGGTGAATCTAACATGGAGGTGGCAGATCTAGTGAGGAGGAGGCAGATTCGGTCTCTCTCCATCAACAAGAGGAACAACGGCGGCGGCTCTCACGACGGCAGAGCAGATCTGGTGGGCATGGCGGCCTCCCCcttcccccctctctctctctcttcggaAGTGCGGCAAGCTGGAGCTGTGGTGGATCCAGGCGATGACTGCGGACCGACGACAGCGGCGGGATCCAGGTCCAGTGCAGCCTAGATCCAAGCCTGTGTgagctttttttcctttttttgtttttccaaATGATTTACCATGGCAGGCTTCCTTAGGTGCTCGCCACGGTTAATCGCTTAACTGTGGCAGGCAAAGGAGCCGCTGCGGTAAGACCACGATTAACTGTGACCTTACAACCGCGGTGGACCCGTTTGCCTGCCTCAGTTAATCCAAAATGCCCGTCACCATTAAAGATTATGTAGTAGTAGAAATAGAGAGGTATAGACCTATTATATTGATTTATCATTGACTAATTGTTGGTAAAACATTTAAATTGTAAACCTTGAATAATAATAGCCCACCTTAAGAAATGGGAATATACTTCACGACTAAGGGTATCAGGAACATTTATAACCGACATCGCCCTTGACATCAAGCACTCTAAGGCCTACCCCTACGACATTTGAGACTAGAGCCAACCTTTAAAAGTGTTTAGTTCTAGGAAGGGTCTAGGATGAGGTGGGACGTCCCATCTAGTCCTGGTGTTTGGTTTTAAGACATGTGAGGTAGAACTATCCCTATAAGAGAACATTCCCCTAGAATTCAGGACATCTTTATCCCTCAAAAAATAACATACCAACATGTTTGCTCTTGACATTGATCGAGTTTGTTTATGCATACACATCCCCTTCATCTTCCTTTGCTTTGCATTTGGGCCCTATCATGTCCCCATGGGCTCTCCGACAAGATTTGACTGACAAGGGTGGTCACGGTGGGAAAGCCTCCTAGTCACGCCAAGGTAGGCAAAGGGTTGTCAGTGGCCATGCTGAGCGCGGATAGTGACCATATTGGGAGGTGGCGGCGATAGTCACGTCAGcgtgtgaaagccctagtttggttttggataattgataaaaccctagtactaacctctatactaagtgtgtgtagacttaatgaggttggtacatgccaagtgatggagcaagtgatgatcatggtgatgatggtgatgaccacaaggtgatcaagtgctcaacttggaaaagaagaaagagaaaaacaaaaccctatggagatcaaggcaaaggtattgtttaggattttggttttggtgatcaagacactatagagggtgtgatcacatttaggatagatagccatactataaagaggggaattctttggctaagcagttatcaagtgccactaggtgtcattattcatgtgcatgcatttagaacctagtgagctaacttaactccttcaaagaaaatgattgtgaaaatggtaacacacgtgcacatgttggttcacACATTgttgtgttggcacactttgagaaggaggtggagtttaaagggtagagagaggatgggttcctctctccctcccgccgagcttgcgaggcgggattcggtgctttttgagaaaatgaagtacatattttatattgcgccagtgggaaattcggagaagtcgcgggagtatttttcgctaagaaacactcaccgaacgctggcccaggatgcaccggacgctgagcttgCGCGTCCGGTGTACTATCAGTGCCTGGCcctgttagggttaggcaccggacggcaggcaccggacgcaagttAGACCctgttggagcgtccggtgttgTGAGTCTGGTGTTCTGCGCTTTTGCAATGCTCTCTGGGTATGAGaccgttgagcaccggacggtccggtgctcagcgccTGGTGACCCTGCTCGTTTGTagacctctctgtgtttaagaccggtgtgtaccagacacgtccggtgccaacttgagcACGTCtggtgctctgcaggtgaccgttagagatcgacaTGCAAAAGTGGATAGGGCAACACGTGGCTGTtcctagagcaccggacgctggggttgagcgtccggtgcctcctgcttagcgtccggtgaccctgtttttagcccagtgaaagagccaacgactctatttgtttgagggggttataaatacgtgttggccggcttagggctcaccctcttagcattctagcatacttgacatccttgtgagcctaagcaaacacctcccactcatctccttcatagatttttCATCTttttgagattgggagtgattccaagtgtatttgcttgagtgattgcatctagtggcacttggggatcgattttgctgtggttttcttgttactcttggtggttgccgccacctagatggcttggagcagtggaggagcattggcacgagttggtgattgttcgtggccatctcccggtgattgtgaggggttttgtgcCTACCCCGGCAGAGAGCCAAAggaaactctagtggattgcgcaTGTCATTGaaatacctcacttgtgggtaggttcttgcggtgttctagtgaggacgagatttgtgctacacctcttagccgccgaaccaccaagtgttagtcgacacaacggggacgtagtgtgccggcaagcatgtgaacctcggaagaaaaatcggtgtctcaattgtgattgattggcattctctcggtgcttgattgttgatatattagtgattggttcatcccctacacggcggtataaatatctcttcctctcctTTTACTTACAGCAAAGTAGTGTAACTGTTTAGTTGCTAGTCTTGCCTTGTGTAGTTAAGctcactagtgtaacttgtagagacctagtgcttgtgtgcatagtgatcttagcaactagaattgttggataggtggcttacaaacacccttttagagctagagcaaaaagctttgctttgttatttactaacctcttgctctagtgagtttgtagaatttttaaataggctattcacgccccctctagccatattaggacctttcagcgtGGCTGCAACAAGTGAAGCCACCTAGTTGAACCAGAGCAAG is a window encoding:
- the LOC8078309 gene encoding calmodulin-binding receptor kinase CaMRLK is translated as MPLRLPACRVFLLLATAAAVSASAESNSSANCTFRDGDIIRAAFSQVANFPLPLPAPAGRRRRASCRPVRRLHFPSRNLTGAVNWAELANLTSLLTVDLSDNSLHGRIDDDASFWRAPLLRAVDVSRNHLQGVLRFDDDPGTRLASLNVSGNRFTSVHGVAGLSRVVHLDVSRNAIGTVPEGLRSLTLVRVLNLSGNNMTGVFPDDLPPLAGIQVLDISHNNFSGAVDAATVLKFGNSSFFQAGNALRVIDDVAPASSPALAPSSNGGDMNRRAVTIALISVGATVTLACLAACALTRRRRNKKKKKKDKDGKTAVWEDEEVVVGAVKVAAAAPVVVLERPLMELTLADLAAATSGFGRESQLADTGGRSGAAYRAVLPGDLHVVVRVVEGAVAGVAEDADAAAIEAGFRELARLRHPNILPLLGYCIAGNQKLVLYEYMEKGDLHRWLHELPVGSMDTEDICMDTMEAIEDRKPAGDWPTRYRIILGVARGLAFLHQGWTGAAAGSGRRRRPIVHGRLVPTNILLGDDMEPRISDFLHRPGGGGGGDETATPASDVYRFGTVVFEVVTGQARWGDAATTSWARGVIRNRKGLNLVDDRLRDETAGTDAEKEMAECLQVGFLCTAGAPEKRPTMQQVVGLLKDVRPPATTAGAGGVPPLGVS